In Nymphaea colorata isolate Beijing-Zhang1983 chromosome 5, ASM883128v2, whole genome shotgun sequence, one genomic interval encodes:
- the LOC116253917 gene encoding PRA1 family protein B4-like, with amino-acid sequence MAGNVAPLPTTVPPPQSATAVAASPAARAFFARLYDGARDGLSQRRPWAELADRNQLAKPESFAEATGRIRKNWTYFRVNYVILLAAVLAISLVAHPGSLIILAMLLSGWIFLYLFRSEPLVLFGRTYTDREVLGGMTLFTVIVLFLTSVGSLLISALMFGVAIICAHASFRVPEDLFLDEQEPTVGFLSFLGAPASVVATQA; translated from the coding sequence ATGGCGGGGAACGTAGCTCCTCTCCCAACGACGGTCCCTCCACCGCAGAGCGCCACTGCCGTCGCTGCTTCGCCGGCGGCCCGCGCCTTCTTCGCCCGCCTCTACGACGGGGCCAGGGATGGCCTCTCGCAGCGCCGGCCATGGGCAGAGCTTGCCGATCGCAACCAGCTCGCGAAGCCTGAGTCCTTTGCGGAGGCAACTGGCCGGATCCGAAAGAATTGGACCTACTTCCGCGTCAACTACGTCATCCTCCTCGCCGCGGTGCTTGCCATCTCCCTCGTGGCCCATCCGGGTTCCCTTATCATCCTTGCCATGCTCCTCTCCGGCTGGATCTTCCTCTATCTTTTCCGCTCTGAGCCGCTTGTCCTCTTTGGCCGCACATATACCGATCGCGAGGTCCTCGGTGGCATGACTCTCTTCACCGTCATCGTCCTTTTCCTCACCTCCGTCGGATCCCTCCTCATCTCCGCCCTCATGTTTGGGGTCGCCATCATCTGCGCCCACGCTAGCTTCAGGGTCCCGGAGGATCTGTTCCTTGACGAACAGGAACCGACCGTGGGGTTCCTTTCCTTCCTTGGGGCTCCGGCATCCGTTGTCGCCACACAAGCCTGA